In the genome of Carnobacterium viridans, one region contains:
- the argF gene encoding ornithine carbamoyltransferase, which translates to MAEQNWELSKKDILQVADLTRKELTALIQDAIIMKQQTKAGIPHPHLQGKTLGMIFEKSSTRTRVSFEVGMTQLGGHALFLSSKDIQLGRGESIADTAKVLSRYVDGLMIRTFGHEMIEEFAENASVPIINGLTNEHHPMQVLADLMTIYEKKGKLQGLTVAYVGDGNNNMPHSLMEGAAIMGMNMRIASPKGYEPLEAVFQDAKSKAEKLGATVHFTYDPIEAVKEADIVVTDVWTSMGMEAEETERLTAFLPYQVNTALTHYAKEDFIFLHCLPTHRGEEVTAEIIDGNHSVVFDEAENRLHAQKAVLKKLMGNR; encoded by the coding sequence ATGGCAGAACAAAATTGGGAACTAAGCAAAAAGGATATTTTACAAGTAGCGGATTTAACAAGAAAAGAGTTAACTGCACTTATTCAAGACGCGATCATTATGAAACAACAAACCAAAGCAGGGATTCCACATCCACACTTGCAAGGAAAAACATTGGGTATGATTTTTGAAAAGTCTTCTACACGAACTCGGGTGTCTTTTGAAGTAGGGATGACACAATTAGGTGGCCACGCCTTATTTTTAAGTTCGAAAGATATTCAGTTAGGTAGAGGTGAGAGTATCGCGGATACTGCAAAAGTGCTTTCTCGTTATGTGGATGGACTGATGATTCGTACGTTTGGACACGAAATGATTGAGGAATTCGCAGAAAATGCGTCGGTACCTATTATAAATGGGTTAACCAATGAACACCATCCGATGCAGGTTCTAGCAGACTTAATGACGATTTATGAAAAAAAAGGAAAATTACAAGGTTTAACAGTGGCTTATGTAGGAGATGGGAACAATAATATGCCTCACTCATTAATGGAGGGAGCTGCCATCATGGGGATGAATATGCGTATAGCTAGTCCCAAAGGGTATGAACCTCTAGAAGCTGTTTTTCAAGATGCAAAAAGTAAAGCTGAAAAGCTAGGAGCCACTGTCCACTTTACATATGATCCAATAGAAGCAGTAAAAGAAGCTGATATTGTTGTAACGGATGTATGGACAAGTATGGGAATGGAAGCTGAAGAAACAGAACGCTTAACGGCATTTTTACCTTATCAAGTGAATACAGCACTGACTCATTATGCAAAGGAAGATTTTATATTCCTACATTGCCTTCCTACACACCGTGGCGAAGAAGTAACCGCTGAAATTATTGATGGCAACCACTCAGTCGTATTTGATGAAGCAGAGAATCGCTTGCATGCTCAAAAAGCTGTATTGAAAAAATTAATGGGAAATCGGTGA
- the ald gene encoding alanine dehydrogenase — MKIGIPREIKNNESRVAISPAGVNSLVENGHEVIIEVNAGKTAGFTDEDYQLSGATLLEDAEQIWNAEMIIKVKEPIPSEYKYFKKGMIVFTYLHLAPALELTKELMKAEVTAIGYETMVGTDGTLPLLTPMSQIAGRMAAQVGAEFLESVNQGKGILLSGVPGVQKGKVTIIGGGVSGTNAAKIAIGLGAEVTILDVNPKRLEELDDLFENRINTLMSNEYNIAKSVKEADLVIGAVLIPGSKAPTLVTEEMVKQMEPGSVVVDIAVDQGGIFETASEVTTHDDPVYIKHGVVHYAVANMPGAVPKTSTLALTNVTIPYAVEIANKGLIKAAKENATIYTGINVMAGKLTKKEVGESLNLPYHEALSSFM, encoded by the coding sequence ATGAAAATCGGGATACCAAGAGAAATAAAAAATAATGAAAGTCGAGTAGCTATTTCTCCTGCTGGCGTAAATAGCCTTGTGGAAAATGGACACGAAGTCATCATAGAAGTGAACGCAGGAAAGACGGCCGGATTTACGGATGAAGACTATCAACTGTCAGGAGCCACATTGCTTGAAGATGCTGAGCAAATTTGGAATGCTGAAATGATCATTAAAGTAAAAGAACCTATTCCAAGCGAATACAAGTATTTCAAAAAAGGGATGATAGTGTTCACGTACTTGCATTTAGCGCCAGCTTTAGAATTAACTAAAGAGCTGATGAAAGCTGAAGTTACAGCTATTGGCTATGAAACAATGGTCGGAACCGACGGAACATTACCTTTATTGACGCCAATGAGCCAAATTGCCGGAAGAATGGCTGCCCAAGTCGGTGCTGAATTTCTTGAGAGTGTCAATCAAGGAAAAGGGATCTTGTTAAGCGGAGTGCCTGGCGTTCAAAAAGGAAAAGTAACCATCATAGGTGGTGGTGTTTCCGGAACAAATGCAGCCAAAATCGCAATCGGTCTAGGAGCAGAAGTGACAATTTTGGACGTTAATCCTAAGCGATTAGAAGAATTAGATGATCTATTTGAAAATAGAATCAACACACTTATGTCAAATGAATACAACATTGCAAAATCAGTTAAAGAAGCAGACTTAGTCATTGGAGCTGTATTGATCCCGGGATCTAAAGCACCAACCTTAGTAACAGAAGAAATGGTTAAACAAATGGAACCAGGTTCGGTTGTTGTTGATATAGCGGTTGACCAAGGGGGGATTTTTGAAACAGCTTCAGAAGTGACGACCCATGATGATCCTGTTTACATCAAACATGGCGTTGTCCATTACGCAGTTGCCAACATGCCCGGAGCTGTTCCAAAAACATCTACTTTAGCCTTAACCAATGTAACCATTCCTTATGCAGTTGAAATTGCAAATAAAGGGCTGATTAAAGCAGCTAAAGAAAATGCAACGATTTATACGGGCATCAATGTTATGGCTGGAAAATTGACTAAAAAAGAAGTTGGAGAGTCATTAAATCTTCCGTATCATGAAGCCTTAAGTTCTTTTATGTAA
- a CDS encoding DUF2969 family protein, which yields MSKGNKKIQVEVKETPNNREGFVELELYVNDEKIGQLQQEEGQTVTVKTNSGTESKVRTVDEGINKLIMDYNLHQM from the coding sequence ATGTCAAAAGGAAATAAAAAAATTCAAGTAGAAGTAAAAGAAACCCCTAATAATAGAGAAGGTTTTGTTGAGTTAGAGCTTTATGTGAATGACGAAAAAATTGGTCAATTGCAACAAGAAGAAGGCCAAACTGTTACCGTAAAAACCAATTCAGGAACAGAGTCTAAAGTAAGAACTGTCGATGAAGGCATAAATAAATTAATTATGGATTATAATTTACACCAAATGTAA
- a CDS encoding YihY/virulence factor BrkB family protein: MIVLSTNAKSASFKDRFKHFLEVLKPNWARAEVSSNAAELAYFTLLSLFPILLVVANVIPLFPIDAADILPMVETAVPPDIYNVLAPILESYLNSSSGGAISIGLITSLWSASKAFNALQNVLNDVYGVEKRNNFIIVRLVSFLVQLAIVAIVGVLIFVFVFGEFILLFIEDFVGIELDFILQIFSLKWLVLFIVLILIITMVYFLVPNHRMHIKYALPGAVFATIGWMVLSQAFTLYVQFAGGEAAASATFGVFIVLMLWLYLSAIILLLGALINAVYFEIKTGKSVQEVKIEKDNEEKDDKEKEYPDDSESIQHKKLVKLKTVEKHKED; the protein is encoded by the coding sequence GTGATTGTTTTGTCAACGAATGCAAAGTCCGCTTCTTTTAAAGATAGATTTAAGCATTTTTTAGAAGTACTAAAACCCAATTGGGCAAGAGCTGAAGTTTCATCAAATGCAGCTGAACTAGCTTACTTCACTCTATTATCCTTATTCCCGATTTTATTGGTCGTAGCGAACGTTATTCCTCTCTTTCCAATAGATGCAGCAGATATATTGCCAATGGTAGAAACAGCTGTTCCGCCAGATATTTACAATGTTTTAGCTCCAATTCTAGAAAGTTATTTGAATAGTTCAAGCGGAGGCGCTATCTCTATTGGTTTGATTACGTCATTGTGGTCTGCCAGTAAAGCTTTTAATGCATTACAAAATGTTTTAAATGACGTCTATGGGGTAGAAAAAAGGAATAATTTTATTATTGTTCGTTTAGTTTCTTTCTTAGTACAATTAGCCATCGTGGCGATTGTAGGAGTTCTGATCTTCGTCTTTGTATTTGGTGAATTTATCTTATTATTCATCGAAGATTTTGTAGGAATCGAACTAGATTTTATTTTACAAATATTTAGTTTAAAATGGTTGGTTTTATTTATTGTCTTGATTCTAATCATTACAATGGTTTACTTCTTAGTACCAAATCACCGTATGCACATCAAGTATGCTCTTCCAGGAGCAGTATTTGCTACGATAGGTTGGATGGTTTTATCACAAGCCTTCACACTTTATGTGCAATTCGCTGGAGGGGAAGCAGCTGCTAGTGCGACGTTTGGAGTCTTCATTGTTTTGATGCTGTGGCTCTATTTATCGGCTATCATTTTACTGTTAGGTGCTCTGATTAATGCCGTTTACTTTGAAATTAAAACAGGTAAATCGGTTCAAGAAGTTAAGATTGAAAAAGATAATGAAGAGAAAGACGATAAGGAAAAAGAATATCCAGATGATTCAGAATCAATTCAACATAAAAAATTAGTGAAATTAAAAACAGTAGAGAAACATAAAGAAGACTGA
- a CDS encoding FtsW/RodA/SpoVE family cell cycle protein, whose product MTENKETKIDYGIILSVLLLAIISIATIYSTTHLTANSGIGATVMQIIWYVVGAVAIVVIMQFDSEQLWKLAPIAYGFGLFLLVLVLFFYDRPTELSTGAKSWFKIGPLTFQPSEIMKIAFILMLARVVTKHNGDYPTHYPKADFLLIGKIILTSIPPLVLVMLQNDLGSTLVFIAIIIGLMLISGVTWKIILPLFSGVAALGGTLLVLVVYNRDFLLRLGFKPYQFSRIDSWLNPYGDSGDTSYQLIQSIKAIGSGKMFGKGFGTSEVYVPVRESDMIFSTIGENFGFLGSCILIFIYFLLIYQMIRICFDTKNEFYAYIATGVIMMILFHVFENVGMSIGLLPLTGIPLPFISQGGTALLGNMMGVGLIMSMRYHYRSYMFSEEDEDFK is encoded by the coding sequence ATGACAGAAAATAAAGAAACAAAAATAGATTATGGGATTATCTTATCCGTATTGTTGCTAGCAATCATTAGTATTGCGACTATCTATTCAACCACTCATTTAACTGCGAACTCTGGAATCGGTGCTACAGTGATGCAAATCATCTGGTACGTAGTTGGTGCAGTTGCCATCGTAGTGATCATGCAGTTTGATTCGGAGCAGTTATGGAAACTTGCCCCGATAGCGTATGGATTTGGGCTTTTTCTATTAGTGTTGGTATTATTCTTTTATGACCGGCCTACTGAGTTAAGTACCGGAGCAAAAAGCTGGTTTAAGATAGGTCCATTAACCTTTCAGCCCTCGGAGATCATGAAAATAGCTTTTATTCTAATGCTGGCTCGTGTCGTTACAAAACACAACGGCGATTATCCAACTCATTACCCTAAAGCCGATTTTTTATTGATAGGTAAAATCATATTAACGTCTATTCCACCACTGGTACTCGTTATGTTACAAAATGACTTAGGTTCAACATTAGTCTTTATTGCCATTATTATTGGTTTAATGTTGATTTCAGGAGTTACTTGGAAAATTATTCTGCCACTATTTTCAGGAGTTGCCGCTCTTGGTGGAACCTTACTGGTATTAGTTGTATACAATCGTGACTTTTTATTGCGATTGGGTTTTAAACCGTATCAATTTTCTCGGATAGATTCCTGGTTGAATCCTTACGGAGATTCAGGTGATACTTCTTATCAACTGATCCAAAGTATTAAAGCAATTGGGTCAGGAAAAATGTTCGGTAAAGGCTTTGGGACATCAGAAGTGTATGTGCCGGTTCGAGAGTCTGATATGATTTTTTCAACGATTGGAGAGAATTTTGGTTTTCTTGGCAGTTGTATTTTAATTTTTATCTACTTCTTACTAATCTACCAAATGATCCGCATTTGTTTTGATACGAAAAATGAATTCTACGCGTATATTGCAACCGGCGTAATCATGATGATTCTGTTCCATGTTTTTGAAAATGTTGGGATGAGTATTGGATTGCTTCCGTTAACTGGGATACCACTGCCATTTATTTCTCAAGGTGGAACGGCATTGTTAGGAAATATGATGGGTGTCGGACTTATTATGTCGATGAGGTACCATTACCGCAGTTACATGTTCTCTGAAGAAGATGAAGATTTCAAATAA
- a CDS encoding arsenate reductase family protein, translated as MLELYQHPTCSTCKAARKWLDDHLIEYRAINMIENPPTQETLINLMSQTDLPVLRFFNTSGNRYRELGLKNRVPNMNITECAAVLASDGMLIKRPLLTDGKRTTLGFKEDIYEQTWIK; from the coding sequence ATGCTTGAATTGTATCAACACCCCACGTGTTCAACCTGTAAGGCAGCAAGGAAATGGTTGGATGACCATTTAATCGAGTACCGCGCAATAAACATGATTGAGAATCCACCAACACAGGAAACCTTGATTAACTTGATGAGCCAAACAGATCTACCAGTGCTTCGCTTTTTTAACACAAGTGGGAATCGCTACCGAGAGTTAGGATTGAAAAATAGAGTGCCAAACATGAACATAACCGAATGTGCAGCCGTTTTGGCTTCAGATGGAATGCTGATCAAAAGACCTTTGCTGACTGATGGCAAGAGAACAACTCTTGGTTTTAAAGAAGATATCTATGAACAGACTTGGATAAAATAA
- a CDS encoding glycine cleavage system protein H gives MEKQMKYSENGLWVLKEGDNYRIGLSEKGQDDLGEVMFVELPNTLDEVRENDVLLGVEGAKAVTELLSPLTGVVVQFHAELTDNPEQLNSMDKNDNWILELKDVEPDAFEKLSAEV, from the coding sequence TTGGAAAAGCAAATGAAATATAGTGAAAACGGCTTATGGGTATTAAAAGAAGGCGACAATTATCGTATTGGATTATCTGAAAAAGGGCAAGATGATTTAGGCGAAGTTATGTTTGTTGAACTTCCAAATACGCTAGATGAAGTAAGAGAAAATGATGTCTTATTAGGAGTCGAAGGGGCAAAAGCTGTTACTGAACTGTTGTCTCCATTAACAGGTGTAGTGGTTCAATTCCATGCAGAACTAACAGACAATCCTGAACAACTAAATAGCATGGACAAAAACGACAATTGGATTCTTGAATTAAAAGACGTAGAACCGGATGCTTTTGAAAAATTGTCGGCTGAAGTCTAG